One window from the genome of [Mycobacterium] stephanolepidis encodes:
- a CDS encoding DUF1304 domain-containing protein yields the protein MIIAGLVLTGIAALIHVYIFYLESITWTSEKTRKIFGVRTLEEAEVTKPLAFNQGFYNLFLAIAIAVGTVLWARGCTSVGATLVFTGAGSMVAAGLVLLISSPDKASAALKQLVPPLLGIVALAVGLAL from the coding sequence ATGATCATCGCAGGGCTGGTACTGACGGGAATCGCCGCGCTCATCCACGTCTACATCTTTTATCTGGAATCGATCACGTGGACCAGTGAGAAGACGCGCAAGATTTTTGGTGTGCGCACACTCGAAGAGGCCGAGGTGACGAAACCTCTGGCCTTCAACCAGGGTTTCTACAACCTGTTCCTCGCGATTGCCATCGCGGTGGGCACGGTGCTGTGGGCACGAGGCTGCACGTCGGTCGGTGCGACGCTGGTGTTCACCGGCGCCGGATCGATGGTCGCGGCCGGGCTGGTGCTGTTGATCTCGTCGCCGGATAAGGCGTCGGCCGCGCTCAAGCAGCTGGTGCCGCCACTTCTGGGGATTGTTGCGCTGGCCGTGGG